GGTACACCTACCATATAGGTCACTCTGTATGTGCACATTTACTGCACACAATCAGGGACCTCCAGTGACAATTTATTATTTGGGTGCCATTTGTGAGCTATTTTTAGCACAGCAGTGACCCTGATGACAGTTGCATCTTAGCAGGTGTTACTCTGCTATGCGTGTATCAAGCACAACAGatttgctggggttttttttttttttttggttgttgttcttttgtttttttttaaataagactATTTCTGCAAGTTTATTAGATATAACTATATTGTTGTCACATTTGGTATACACTCACTAACCACTTCTTTAGGAACACCAGTACTcctgttcattcatgcaattataccatcagccaattatgtggcagcagcagcacaatgcataaaaccatgcagacCCAGGCCAAGAGCTTCCGTTACTGACcatatcaaacatcaacagGGAAAAGAAATGATGTCAGTGACTGACTATGGCACGGTTGCTGGGGCCAAAtgggctgatttgagtatttcaggcACAACTgtatctagagtttacacagaatggtatagaaaaacaaaaacatccagtgagtggaaTCCTTGTTGATTCGAGTggtcagaagagaatggccaggcTGGTTTTGAGCTGAAAAGGTTACGATTACTCAAATaactacacacaacacatcaaaccttgaggtggatggatTACAACAGGTTCCACTCGTGTCAGCCCAGAACAGGACTCTGAGGAttcagatggtagggtcagaatttggcaccaacagcatgagtccatggacccaacctgccctgtttcaacagttcaggctgggGATGGGAatataatggggggggggggatgtctTCCTGACGCAAACTGGGCCCCTTAATACACATCGACCGCTATCTGAAGCCAGCCTATTTGAATATTGTTACTGATCACATGCATCCCAATATGGACACAATTTACCCATTTTTAATCGCTACATCCAGCCTAATGTTGCCGTTAAATGGATGACACTGTAAAATGgatatttttattgtttctttttattaaaagtgGACTGTTGCTCAATCCAACAATGACATCAAGATGTTCAATACCTTCAGCATTGTTGACGCACCTGATACACTTATATTACAGTCATCTTAATCATTGCAATTGGTTAAACtttcatgttgttttattaaacaattttGTTCCATACAAACTAATCTTACAACCtacttttaacatttttttaaattgacagCAAATAAATAGGCAGCAAGGTGGCATTGccacttcacagctccagggtccccagtcTGATCCTGAGCTCCagttactgtctgtctgtctggagtttctgtacatgttctccctgtctttgtggtattttttttcGAGGTTCTCCCTTTTCCTCATAGCTAATCCACTTACTTGACATGGTAAGATAAAATGCGTTAAAGCGTGTACATGATGCCCTGTGAGTTTATTCCCACCTTACATCCAGTGTACTGGGGAggggctctggatccaccatgaccctgaccagattAGAGCAGTTGATGAAAATGAGTGCAtacgagcaaaaaaaaaaaataataataataaaataaaaaggtactAACATCTCTTAAGGgattgtttctttaaaaaaaacgcAGTGCTTTTCCGAGTTCAGCTCTTGGCCCTAAACCACAGTCAGAAAGCTGGTAGAAGATTAACATTCGTAGCAAGCATGCTTGCTATAAGTCCCTGTTTAAGCTACAACAGAGAGTATGCAGCCTGTAGCTGTTGTCTGAACTTCAAGTGCTCCAGTGAAAAGTCAGCCCTGTTCTAGTTGAACACGCAGGACACTGCCTCTGTGTAGCAAAAGGTAACACTCTTTCAAAGCCTTAGTGCATGTGAAGTTGAGGGACTTTCTCCACAGCTTGTCTGGTTTACGACAGTAAGCGGCTGTATTCGGATAGCGCTGAGGACTTCTTTACCCCATCCCAAATTCTGGCAGCATAGTGGAACCTGTGCAGGTATAAACAAGCCACGTACATGAACATACATAACGTCCACTACATCAGAAGTTATTAAACCAccaataaaaataatgatattAAAGAGAAAGTAGACTGCAGCAAAATTAGGTGCAAGTCATGACTACAAGTGAGGAGTACAGGCAACAGTTTCTATTAGCACTTAAACTGAAAATAGGGTGTCAATtatttgtaaaatccaaatatatAGCATAATATTTAGATAGACTTTTTCAATTCATACAGGAATTTCTCATATGGCAAAAAGCATTCAACTGCCCCAGTTACAAATTAAGAGAGAAATAACAaacagtgcgtttacatggacaacaataatccactcttaacccgattaagacgatagtttgattaagaaactaccatgtaaacagcaatttttaattaccttaatctgattaaggtcatacttgatgtaagcactaatcgaattaagacaggtggagtactcctgttttagttgcattatcgacgtgtattacagacatgttcacaacatttcacaacattttacggcgaacaagagagctcggctgcgtcccaaactgcatatttGCCTACCATAGGCCTAccgtggggaaaaatacatgtatctcggctactatatagacggtaagtacacaGTTTGGGACgtagcccacggcttcaagcagttgtctatttgaatgtacagcatgacaaataattaacttgcacttaaagcattcgtaaaaaaattaaataaaaacacccaaaactgtatacggtaccataacgaagacgaactgtatgtcaatacgtgaaattctggagggacgtcagacggcgtggcgcggtgacgcaatgacgtgtgccgttaatctaattatgtgctataacatgtaaaacgggtacatgaaaggagtattctacaagcgactcatgtaaacaccttaatcacattattatcttactcagagtaaggtcaataattatattactgctgtccatgtaaacgtagtcagtgtcaCAGTTGTTGGTAGTAGACTTCTGCACCCTGTTATAGGTATTTACAGAACTGAAAACTGCTGTGAGATTAAAATAACGAGGAAAATATAGACTAAGTGTATATTCTGAAAGTATTTGAAGGAATAAATAGTtacattcaatttcaatttatttgtatagcgctttttacaatagacattgtctcaaagcagctttacagaaatatgaacatggtatacagatattaaagatACGATTACATCGACGACTACATTTAAGCTGAACAGTAACTTCAGATTTTCACTTATCTTCACGAATCCTGTCATGACAGAAACCTAgaatttttattcatgttcGCTGTTTGATTGTCAAACTCGACTTGGCATACCAGTTTTTCTCAGTGAGGATGGTGTGGGAGAGCTGATTGCGGGACATGGCCAGGACTTGGCTACGCAGTTTGGTCACCAGAGAGGAAAAGCTCGGGTGGCCTTTGTAGCCAGGCagcagagagaaaagaggaccAGATCCAGATcctgacatacaaacacaaacacacactcatcagtTAAATGTTTTCAGCACTGTGTCAGCAGCATTTTCTAGAACACAAGGTTAGAAAGCAGTTTTATCAATTTAGATCAAAAGAAAGGTTTTAGAGTTGTGAAAATTCTCATAAGAAACCATTCGTATGGCAATACAGATATTACTGCCTAATATGCACCCACGTTCTACAGTATATTCATGTGATGATGAATGatgaattaacataaaattCAGACCTGCTCTTGTCAAAGCGTCATCTCCATCGTTCTCCAAAATGGGCAAAAGGAAGAGATTTACTTCATGTTCAAGGTAGTCCCGGTCCAGTCCAGGGAATATATTACAGTCCAACATGGATAGCATGCCTGAAAAGCAACACCACACATGTATCTTACATCCAAGACACAACTGCACATCCTGTACATGTAAAActaatccttaaaaaaaaaagtcccgtAAAGTAAAAGTAAGTGAAAACAGAAACCGCTAAGTAAAATTGGGGCTAAATGTTAAAAGTGCTAAGAAGTACGCTTTATTCATAATGAAAAGATGCTTTCTGGATAAACCTTTATATTTCAGGTGGGAATGGGCCATCAGTTTGTCCACAACCATGTGCATATCTTTCAGGTTTCGGGGACAAAACTCCTCCCTTCTTGCTTTGTTCTGcaaaaaaactacaaaacaCGGTCACAACAAATGTGCAGGTTGGTCTTCACCAACTGATGCCAATATGTAAGCCTTAAATATCTGCATGCTCTTAATTACAACCTGATTAGAATAtattctccatcattctccacGAAAAAAAGGTTAGATGTCTGGGttaggtatttatttattttaattaatagttGCTTGGCAGACAAGTATGCTCAGTATTCTGGCAGTCACAGGCAGGATTATTTACTTCTCTGGTTCAACAACAGAAAGAATAGTCCATTATTTGGTATGTATACCGTTCTTTGCGGTCGTGCGATGAATCTCGGTGTTGTAACTCTGAATTGGCTTTTACTAGTCAGATTAATTAGCGTGCAGGGATGGCAGAtgatcttttcagaatcagaaaCCTGCATGTACGTGGAAGCactgacaaaaccaaacaaaataaagtggAGTGTAAAATTCGtcgagagaaaataaagatgctGGAAAGACTCGAGTAATCTTTTACAAGTAATGTGAAAAGAGGACACCATAGCTCATAGCCAAATACTGACCAATGCATTTCTGACTTTTTGTCAATGGCACAAACACAACATTAGAAACATGCTTACAAAAGGATGCGTCGGTGTCCGAGTTATCCCCTACATGGGAATTTATATGAACATTTGTGACTATATTAATGCTAGCCAGTTAGCTGGTAATACttcattacattatgttagctaactttttttttggcctaGTCAATTAGGTCTCTGGGCAAACAAAAGATGGGACTGGGCAGCTTTCACTTACCTGGTGGGCTAGCTAACTAATGTATGATCCCCGAGTTGAGTTAAATTGAACTTGCCCTCACTCAGACTTGTTCTTTAATCATTTACGTAGTGCACAATCAGTTTTATCCTAACAGCCCAAAACCTATTTTTATTGGCTGACAAAATGTGCTGCTGCATTCAAAATTATGAGAGCAAGGAGAGAAATTCAAGAGCAGTGGTTATGCTAGGCAATATAAGTTGATTGTTAAAAGACAGACAAGAGGCAATTTTGAAATGACTGCTGTTATTTCACTGCCAAAAGTCAAATCACAAAGCGCTAACACTGAAGTGAGCTTAGTAGAACTAGGCTTACTGAGGTGAGGATAGtattctgatccatcatctgGTCCTGATGAACCTCCACTGTCATGGCTGGCAGATGGAGTCGAAGGCTTCAGCATCTCAGCGGTTTGTAAAAACCTGATTAGCAATAGAAAACAATTCATATCAAATTTAGTGTTCATGGTATTTTCTCTATACAACATACAACAATAACCAATCGTCAAAAAGATACCACTTATATTTACCAATATTAACATACCAATAATTGTTTTTAGAGTGAGTGGAGCATGAATTTCCATAGGTCTATGTTtatgtgaaatatttctgtaaatgttatttatttaaaataaataataaaaacatttagaaaTCTCGTAATAGGAAATCCACTTGTGACAATTTGGGTTAGATGGTGTAGATCATTGACCATTAACTATTTTTAATGGCATAACTGAAGCATTACACCATGTACACAAGCATTATGGCATGTCCTGAATAAAGATGACTTCTTACTAGAGGATGGACGCAACCatgtggatttttgcagataaccGATAGTTCAGGCAACCGGTTATGGGTGCAGATTAatcggcaaaaccgatcaatcagtCGACCTGTACTTCTTACCTGTAGAGGTTGATGTCTGTAAACCAGTCCTGAACCACGATTACAACATGGCACACAGTGAAGAGAAAAGCAGCTATCTGTAGAGACTAAAGACACAACAGGAGACAATGAGAGTTAAGAAACAATTTTCCACACTGCTCATACATGTGCTTTAAATATGTCCAAATGAAAATAGTTACTAAGGCTTTTGTATACAGCTTAAGACATATTACtttaagaaatatttcaaactTTTTGCAGAACCCAAGCAAGTACAACTGAGAAACAGgataaaataaatgactaaaagaaaagctgatatTATAATACCATACTAGGTGATATGAAGGATATTTTAATCTTTTACTAAAGCTTTCACAGAAGTTAAACACACACTTGGATGTGAACTACATTTTAATGGACTAGATTTAGTACATTTCTTTTTTGAGCACcttttcattattaataaagCATACTTCCTAGTTGTTACAGACTGACCTGCATCTCCACATACGTGTGTGGCAGGTTATACTCTGGTGGCAGCTTGCGGTCATTATTGATGAGATGATCCAAGATTGAAGGACTCAGAATTGGCTGGAAACAAGCCCAAGCAACAATAACATCAGCAAAATAATTTCAATaacatcagccaatcacgtggcagcagtgcaaaaaaaataaatactccaaaaaaatcatgcagttaAAAGGtcaaatgttcacattaaacatcagaatgggggacgACGACGACAACAGAAGAACATTCAGTGAGCGGAAGTTCTTTCTGCATTTCTTAtcagagaatggccagactgatttgagctgacaggaagtctatggCAACTCAAATAACCATTCTTTACAACTATAGCAAGCAAAAAAGCATCTTGAAGACGGGttacaacagcaaaagaccacatcaggttccatttcggtcagccaagaacaggaatctgaggctacagagggtatctgcatgattttatgcactgcactccTACATAATGACTGGTTAAGTGCATGAATAAGAAGGcgtacagatgttcctattaaagtggccagtgggTCTAGTTGAGGCTATCTAACTGTTTAAAGCAATAAGGGagatgtataaaaatatatttagtcATCCTGGCCATCAGAGAGGCTTTAATTCTCAGGACAAAATGAAGCTACTGTTACATGCCATAAAACTGGTAGCAGTTAATCAAGGTGATAAATGTGACAAATGCTAAATGTAGGATGACATTTCACTACACGTTTAACTCCAACCTTGGGCTTGGAGTAACCACATTTGGAAAGTtcctaaggtttgtccaaaaagacACTAGATTTGTCATTGGCTACGTTAAGTTAGCAACACTGGTCTGTACTGACAGCTATATAAAAGACAGACTAAGCTCCGCCTCACCctagcaaaaagaaaatgcagcgggagagggaacgcggggtttttcataaaaaataaaatacacccaAATGATTGCCCtgtctgcgttttttttttcttgaaaacaatttgtgcacccttccgatctctccgcATCCCccgggttgagaaccactggcgTGTGGAGAAAAtccatgcttttccttttttctgattctgctgtacTATAGAGCACCACAGAccagctgaataaatgatgcagctataattgtgagtgtgtggatgtaTACTgaaaattgtttgtgtgtgtgtgaacagtctGAACGAAAAGAAatgatattgtactggaaatcacaaatcccactTCATGCATACGAGTCAAACAAGGttactgagctttgaagattttcTGCATTATGTAAAGACCCCAGAATGAactgaatgtttggtaattataatcagaactgatgctggtaaaaaatttaagtcagtgaaagtgtgtttttaaaaaaaaaaaaaaaaagtattataccgtataatatttctatgacagttttttgacatggacatttttgtcctttatgaaCCTGAGTGAtacgtgttttttgtttgtttgttaaatctgacactgcataaaaaatgtgaatgcatcaaaattaaTATTGTTGTTCATCACTGACATatcaaagactgtaataatcaaagaaaaaaaatttcacttAGCATTTATTGTAGagaaaataattactatttttcttttttccataaaAAACATCTgtgcattatgtaaacaaaccagcatttaaagggttaaaattctgaaaatgaatgaacatttgGTCATTATGATTAGAACTGAttctggttttaaaaaaaaaaaaaaaaaaaaaacaaacaaacaaacaaaaaaaaatttttcattGGCGCACATGGGATAAactgggtgtgttagagcagaaaactttttttttttttttttttttttttttttttttttttaagttgaaaaGGGGGTTCACCTGGACAAGGGTTTGAAACTTCTGATCAAACTTGATATTAACGCAGAACTAATAAAGCCACTCAGGAAGACAGAACACAGCAGTATCGGCAATGGACAATGAGAACAACTCCGAGAACAAAAAGCAGAGAGTCTCAGATTAACCTGTGTGTCCAGGAAGATGACTCTCTCTTGTGTAATGTAGAAGTCGATTCCACTGGTTTGGTTGCCCCCTCTCTCTTTGATTTCCTGCGTCTGGGCCCTGAACACGTATGCCCTGCACAGCACAA
This genomic window from Ictalurus punctatus breed USDA103 chromosome 1, Coco_2.0, whole genome shotgun sequence contains:
- the smg9 gene encoding nonsense-mediated mRNA decay factor SMG9 isoform X2, translating into MLIKARDEGGKPGSTQDAAPPVSGSGAAKLEREGQRPTQPVYQIQNRGMASTTSTCAVDPVIGQTKLLPPEKMKHSIKLVDDQMNWCDSAMEYLRDQTDMLVVGVLGLQGMGKSTIMSLLSANMPEEDQRAYVFRAQTQEIKERGGNQTSGIDFYITQERVIFLDTQPILSPSILDHLINNDRKLPPEYNLPHTYVEMQSLQIAAFLFTVCHVVIVVQDWFTDINLYRFLQTAEMLKPSTPSASHDSGGSSGPDDGSEYYPHLIFLQNKARREEFCPRNLKDMHMVVDKLMAHSHLKYKGMLSMLDCNIFPGLDRDYLEHEVNLFLLPILENDGDDALTRAGSGSGPLFSLLPGYKGHPSFSSLVTKLRSQVLAMSRNQLSHTILTEKNWFHYAARIWDGVKKSSALSEYSRLLS
- the smg9 gene encoding nonsense-mediated mRNA decay factor SMG9 isoform X1, which encodes MSESGHSQPGMYGQGRRRRRRRDREPGPPGQNLSGPSRDRDYGPRERRDGSEEPSGPLLQKTPIILAKPPGERAKPSAAVSGAPLEKPIMLIKARDEGGKPGSTQDAAPPVSGSGAAKLEREGQRPTQPVYQIQNRGMASTTSTCAVDPVIGQTKLLPPEKMKHSIKLVDDQMNWCDSAMEYLRDQTDMLVVGVLGLQGMGKSTIMSLLSANMPEEDQRAYVFRAQTQEIKERGGNQTSGIDFYITQERVIFLDTQPILSPSILDHLINNDRKLPPEYNLPHTYVEMQSLQIAAFLFTVCHVVIVVQDWFTDINLYRFLQTAEMLKPSTPSASHDSGGSSGPDDGSEYYPHLIFLQNKARREEFCPRNLKDMHMVVDKLMAHSHLKYKGMLSMLDCNIFPGLDRDYLEHEVNLFLLPILENDGDDALTRAGSGSGPLFSLLPGYKGHPSFSSLVTKLRSQVLAMSRNQLSHTILTEKNWFHYAARIWDGVKKSSALSEYSRLLS